TCGTCGGCCGCACCGTGGCGCTGCAGCAGGTGTTGTTGGCGCTCGCGGAGGCCCACCCGTCGGTGATCATGCCGGGGTACACGCATCTCCAGCGCGCGCAACCGGTGCTGCTCGCGCATCACCTCCTTGCCTACCTGTGGATGCTGCAGCGGGACGTGGGGCGGCTGCGAGACGCGTTCGGCCGGACCGACGTGCTCCCGCTCGGGGCCGCGGCGCTGGCCGGCACGTCGTACCCGATCGACCGCACGCTCGTGGCGTCGCTGCTCGGGTTCTCGCGCGTCGCCGAGAACAGCCTCGATGCCACGGCCGACCGAGACTTCGCCGTCGAGTTTACCGCCGCCGTCACGCTGCTGATGACCCACCTGTCGCGGCTGGCTGGCGAGATCGTGTTGTGGGCAACATCTGAGTTCGGGTTCGTGGAGCTGTCGGACACCATCAGCACCGGCAGTTCGATCATGCCGCAGAAGAAGAATCCCGACGCCGCCGAACTCGTGCGCGGCAAAGCGGCGCGCGTGGTCGGGGACCTCGTGACGTTGCTGGCGATGCTGCGGGGCCTGCCGCTCGCGTACAACAGCGACATGCAGGAGGACAAGGAGGCGGTGTTTGACGCGGTGGACACGGCCCACGCGAGCCTGCAGGCGATGGGGCTCGTGCTGCACGGCATCCGATTCAACGCCGATCGGATCGCGGCACAGCTGCGCGGCGGGTTAATGGGCGCAACGGAGCTCGCCGACGCGCTCGCGACCCGGGGCATGCGGTTTCGGGAGGCGCACGAGCTCGTGGGCCGCATTGTGCTGTACGCGCAGGATCAGGGCCGCGAGCTGTGGGAGCTGTCGCCGGACGAATACCGGCGGTTCAGCGCCCTCCTTGAAGACGGCGCCGAGCTGACCACACCCGCCGGCGCCGTCGCGAACAAGCGCTCCGCGGGCGGCACCGCGCCCGAGCGCGTTGCCGAGCAGCTCGGCGAGGCACGCACGGTGATCGCCAAGAACCTCTCGTGGCTGGCGGGGCTGCCCGCGGTGCCGGTCGAACGTGACGCGTCGGTCGCCGTGGATCCCGGAGCCGGGCGGGGCCGGTGATCCGATGACGTCCGGTTCGCGTCGGCGCGTGCGCGCGACCGCGCCAGCCGGACGCGATTCGACCCGCGCGGACCGCGAGCGCCGGATCCGCGAGATTCTCAGCCAAGAGCCCGTGGAAACGCAGGAGGAACTGGTCGAACGGCTCAGGCGGCAGGGGCTCGCAGTCACCCAGGCGACGGTGTCGCGCGACATCAAGCGGATGGGGCTCGTCAAGGTGCCGTGGGCGGACGGTCGCTCGCACTACGTGGCGCCGGAAAAGCCTTCCCCGGTGGACGTGCTTCGCCGGCTCCAGCATGCCGTGACCGAATACGTGCTGTCCGCCGAGACCGGCGAGGCTTTGGTCGTCATCCACACGCTCACCGGGCGCGCGAACGCGGTCGCGGCCGCGATCGACGAGATGCAGTGGGACGACGTCGTCGGCACGGTCGCAGGCGACGACACCATCCTGGTTGTGCCCCGCCGACGCGCGATGCGAGACCGTGTGCTGCTCCGCCTTCGTGATCTGATGGAGGG
The genomic region above belongs to bacterium and contains:
- the argH gene encoding argininosuccinate lyase, which encodes MAEPKRPRADDPAAARLWGGRFRGDLDPKIAAFTTSLPFDRRMYRADILGSIAHATMLGRCGIVPRADADAIVRGLREILSEIDAGVLSIGGAEDIHTFVEATLRARIGDPAGRLHTARSRNDQVATDLRYYLKAETVKLVGRTVALQQVLLALAEAHPSVIMPGYTHLQRAQPVLLAHHLLAYLWMLQRDVGRLRDAFGRTDVLPLGAAALAGTSYPIDRTLVASLLGFSRVAENSLDATADRDFAVEFTAAVTLLMTHLSRLAGEIVLWATSEFGFVELSDTISTGSSIMPQKKNPDAAELVRGKAARVVGDLVTLLAMLRGLPLAYNSDMQEDKEAVFDAVDTAHASLQAMGLVLHGIRFNADRIAAQLRGGLMGATELADALATRGMRFREAHELVGRIVLYAQDQGRELWELSPDEYRRFSALLEDGAELTTPAGAVANKRSAGGTAPERVAEQLGEARTVIAKNLSWLAGLPAVPVERDASVAVDPGAGRGR
- the argR gene encoding arginine repressor, whose translation is MTSGSRRRVRATAPAGRDSTRADRERRIREILSQEPVETQEELVERLRRQGLAVTQATVSRDIKRMGLVKVPWADGRSHYVAPEKPSPVDVLRRLQHAVTEYVLSAETGEALVVIHTLTGRANAVAAAIDEMQWDDVVGTVAGDDTILVVPRRRAMRDRVLLRLRDLMEGRAP